A portion of the Ricinus communis isolate WT05 ecotype wild-type chromosome 10, ASM1957865v1, whole genome shotgun sequence genome contains these proteins:
- the LOC8264913 gene encoding uncharacterized protein LOC8264913 — protein MEAGMQLALPVLGIVAAAAVTFYAVSFAEIREKSLRDLEESEYEDGGAFKPSVSSRERRARRKAEKQAKN, from the exons ATGGAGGCAGGGATGCAATTGGCACTTCCCGTACTGGGAATTGtagctgctgctgctgttacTTTCTATGCTGTAAGCTTTGCTGAGATCAGAGAG aaATCTCTTAGGGACTTGGAAGAATCAGAATATGAAGATGGTGGAGCGTTCAAGCCATCTGTCAGCTCCAGAGAAAGAAGAGCAAGAAGAAAGGCTGAAAAACAGGCTAAGAATTGA
- the LOC8264914 gene encoding gamma aminobutyrate transaminase 3, chloroplastic isoform X1 has protein sequence MVLNNLLRSALKTQLGSCVKHANASGTSQKHLFQTASLTRLYSSEGFVQRESDNGGYKGHDMLAPFTAGWQSTDLDPLVIEKSEGSYVYDINGNKYLDSLAGLWCTALGGNEPRLVAAATEQLNKLPFYHSFWNRTTKPSLDLAKELLETFTARKMAKAFFTNSGSEANDTQVKLVWYYNNALGRPNKKKFIARAKSYHGSTLISASLSGLPALHQKFDLPAPFVLHTDCPHYWRYHLPGETEEEFSTRLSNNLENLIQKEGPETIAAFIAEPVMGAGGVIPPPATYFEKVQAVVQKYDILFIADEVICAFGRLGTMFGCDKYNIKPDLVSVAKALSSAYMPIGAVMVSPEVSDVIHSQSNKLGIFSHGFTYSGHPVSCAVAIEALKIYKERNIAERVNEVAPRFQDGLKAFSDSPVIGEIRGTGLILGTEFADNKSPNDPFPAEWGIGAYFGAQCQKHGMLVRVAGDNIMMSPPLIITPEEVDKLISIYGKALKATEERVNELKSQQKKL, from the exons ATGGTCCTCAACAATCTCCTTCGATCCGCTCTTAAAACTCAG CTTGGTTCATGCGTCAAACATGCTAATGCTTCTGGAACTTCACAGAAGCATCTTTTTCAAACTGCATCTTTGACCAGATTGTATAGTTCTGAGGGATTCGTGCAAAGGGAGAGTGATAATGGAGG TTACAAGGGGCACGATATGTTGGCACCTTTTACTGCTGGATGGCAGTCTACTGATTTGGATCCTCTAGTTATAGAGAAGTCTGAG GGTAGCTATGTTTATGACATCAATGGGAATAAATATCTCGATTCTCTTGCTGGTCTTTGGTGCACAGCCTTGG GGGGCAATGAACCACGGCTTGTGGCTGCTGCAACAGAACAATTAAATAAGTTGCCGTTTTACCACTCATTTTGGAATCGTACTACAAAACCTTCATTG GATCTTGCAAAGGAACTTCTAGAAACTTTTACTGCAAGAAAAATGGCAAAAGCCTTCTTTACAAATAGTGGATCGGAAGCCAATGACACtcag GTGAAGCTTGTGTGGTACTATAACAATGCTCTTGGAAGACCaaataagaagaaatttaTAGCTCGAGCAAAATC GTACCATGGTTCAACTCTCATATCGGCTAGTCTTTCTGG GCTTCCAGCATTGCATCAAAAGTTTGATCTTCCTGCTCCATTTGTGTTGCACACTGACTGTCCTCATTACTGGCGTTATCATCTTCCAG GTGAGACAGAGGAGGAATTCTCAACTAGATTGTCCAATAATTTGGAGAATCTTATCCAGAAAGAAGGGCCAGAGACg ATTGCTGCATTTATTGCTGAGCCTGTCATGGGGGCAGGAGGTGTGATACCTCCCCCTGCAACTTATTTTGAAAAG GTGCAAGCTGTTGTGCAAAAATATGACATTCTTTTTATTGCGGATGAG GTAATTTGTGCATTTGGAAGGCTTGGGACAATGTTTGGGTGTGACAAATACAACATCAAGCCAGATCTTGTATCTGTAGCAAAG GCACTGTCTTCTGCATATATGCCAATTGGAGCTGTTATGGTGAGCCCTGAAGTTTCAGATGTTATACATTCTCAAAGCAACAAACTTG GTATTTTTTCTCATGGCTTTACGTATTCTGGTCACCCTGTGTCATGTGCTGTTGCTATTGAAGCTCTCAAGATATACAA GGAGAGAAACATCGCTGAGCGAGTAAATGAAGTTGCCCCTAGATTTCAAGATGGTTTAAAAGCCTTTTCAGACAGTCCGGTCATAGGGGAG ATACGGGGAACTGGCTTGATTCTTGGTACAGAATTTGCAGACAATAAATCACCAAATGATCCATTTCCTGCGGAATGGG GTATAGGTGCATATTTTGGAGCACAATGTCAGAAGCATGGGATGTTAGTCCGTGTTGCAGGGGATAATATAATGATGTCTCCACCACTGATAATCACTCCTGAAGAGGTTGACAAG CTAATCAGCATATATGGGAAGGCACTGAAGGCTACTGAGGAAAGGGTAAATGAACTGAAGTCTCAGCAAAAGAAGCTGTAA
- the LOC8264914 gene encoding gamma aminobutyrate transaminase 1, mitochondrial isoform X2 yields the protein MLAPFTAGWQSTDLDPLVIEKSEGSYVYDINGNKYLDSLAGLWCTALGGNEPRLVAAATEQLNKLPFYHSFWNRTTKPSLDLAKELLETFTARKMAKAFFTNSGSEANDTQVKLVWYYNNALGRPNKKKFIARAKSYHGSTLISASLSGLPALHQKFDLPAPFVLHTDCPHYWRYHLPGETEEEFSTRLSNNLENLIQKEGPETIAAFIAEPVMGAGGVIPPPATYFEKVQAVVQKYDILFIADEVICAFGRLGTMFGCDKYNIKPDLVSVAKALSSAYMPIGAVMVSPEVSDVIHSQSNKLGIFSHGFTYSGHPVSCAVAIEALKIYKERNIAERVNEVAPRFQDGLKAFSDSPVIGEIRGTGLILGTEFADNKSPNDPFPAEWGIGAYFGAQCQKHGMLVRVAGDNIMMSPPLIITPEEVDKLISIYGKALKATEERVNELKSQQKKL from the exons ATGTTGGCACCTTTTACTGCTGGATGGCAGTCTACTGATTTGGATCCTCTAGTTATAGAGAAGTCTGAG GGTAGCTATGTTTATGACATCAATGGGAATAAATATCTCGATTCTCTTGCTGGTCTTTGGTGCACAGCCTTGG GGGGCAATGAACCACGGCTTGTGGCTGCTGCAACAGAACAATTAAATAAGTTGCCGTTTTACCACTCATTTTGGAATCGTACTACAAAACCTTCATTG GATCTTGCAAAGGAACTTCTAGAAACTTTTACTGCAAGAAAAATGGCAAAAGCCTTCTTTACAAATAGTGGATCGGAAGCCAATGACACtcag GTGAAGCTTGTGTGGTACTATAACAATGCTCTTGGAAGACCaaataagaagaaatttaTAGCTCGAGCAAAATC GTACCATGGTTCAACTCTCATATCGGCTAGTCTTTCTGG GCTTCCAGCATTGCATCAAAAGTTTGATCTTCCTGCTCCATTTGTGTTGCACACTGACTGTCCTCATTACTGGCGTTATCATCTTCCAG GTGAGACAGAGGAGGAATTCTCAACTAGATTGTCCAATAATTTGGAGAATCTTATCCAGAAAGAAGGGCCAGAGACg ATTGCTGCATTTATTGCTGAGCCTGTCATGGGGGCAGGAGGTGTGATACCTCCCCCTGCAACTTATTTTGAAAAG GTGCAAGCTGTTGTGCAAAAATATGACATTCTTTTTATTGCGGATGAG GTAATTTGTGCATTTGGAAGGCTTGGGACAATGTTTGGGTGTGACAAATACAACATCAAGCCAGATCTTGTATCTGTAGCAAAG GCACTGTCTTCTGCATATATGCCAATTGGAGCTGTTATGGTGAGCCCTGAAGTTTCAGATGTTATACATTCTCAAAGCAACAAACTTG GTATTTTTTCTCATGGCTTTACGTATTCTGGTCACCCTGTGTCATGTGCTGTTGCTATTGAAGCTCTCAAGATATACAA GGAGAGAAACATCGCTGAGCGAGTAAATGAAGTTGCCCCTAGATTTCAAGATGGTTTAAAAGCCTTTTCAGACAGTCCGGTCATAGGGGAG ATACGGGGAACTGGCTTGATTCTTGGTACAGAATTTGCAGACAATAAATCACCAAATGATCCATTTCCTGCGGAATGGG GTATAGGTGCATATTTTGGAGCACAATGTCAGAAGCATGGGATGTTAGTCCGTGTTGCAGGGGATAATATAATGATGTCTCCACCACTGATAATCACTCCTGAAGAGGTTGACAAG CTAATCAGCATATATGGGAAGGCACTGAAGGCTACTGAGGAAAGGGTAAATGAACTGAAGTCTCAGCAAAAGAAGCTGTAA
- the LOC107261408 gene encoding uncharacterized protein LOC107261408, with translation MVQLSRKSSVIIQRRLPKKLEDLRNFTIPCFIGSLNIDNALANLGASISVMRYNLFKKLGLGEPKPTFMSIQMVEKSVIYPSGIIEDLLVKVREFIFLMEFIVIEMDETVDVFLILERPFLVIVRAIIDVHDGNLIIRVGEEQVTFQIPNAVKHPLVLDDMDLSNDRIKYETVNFTSSIIAKDPLELCLVQE, from the coding sequence ATGGTGCAACTTTCGAGAAAGAGCTCAGTGATCATTCAAAGGAGACTACCAAAGAAGCTAGAAGATTTAAGGAATTTTACTATCCCTTGCTTTATTGGTAgtttaaatattgataatgCACTTGCTaatttgggggctagcattAGTGTTATGCGTTATAATTTGTTCAAGAAATTAGGGCTAGGAGAACCTAAACCAACATTCATGAGTATTCAAATGGTTGAAAAATCTGTTATATACCCTAGCGGTATCATTGAGGACTTGTTAGTAAAGGTTCgagagtttatttttcttatggaatttATAGTTATAGAGATGGATGAAACTGTTGatgttttccttattttagAAAGACCATTTCTTGTTATAGTTAGGGCCATCATTGATGTTCATGATGGTAATCTTATTATTAGGGTAGGAGAAGAGCAAGTGACTTTTCAGATCCCTAACGCTGTGAAACATCCGCTTGTACTTGATGACATGGATCTTAGTAATGATAGAATTAAGTATGAGACTGTGAATTTTACTTCATCTATTATTGCTAAAGATCCTTTGGAGTTATGTTTAGTACAGGAATAG